From a region of the Methylocystis hirsuta genome:
- a CDS encoding type II toxin-antitoxin system Phd/YefM family antitoxin encodes MRKMTQSDLRKNLAATLDRVTEDREPVAITRDKGKPAAVLISLEDFASYEETSYLLRSSRNAERLREAIEELDAGRGEARKKPCGRTYENSVATHHHWRAIRTLIK; translated from the coding sequence ATGCGCAAAATGACCCAGAGCGATCTGCGCAAGAACCTCGCCGCGACGCTCGACCGCGTAACGGAAGATCGCGAGCCCGTCGCTATCACCCGTGACAAGGGCAAGCCGGCGGCCGTGCTGATCTCGCTTGAAGATTTCGCTTCCTATGAGGAAACGAGCTACCTGTTACGGAGTTCGCGCAATGCCGAGCGCCTGCGCGAAGCTATCGAGGAACTCGACGCGGGGCGCGGCGAAGCGCGAAAGAAACCTTGTGGGAGGACTTATGAAAACTCAGTCGCGACGCATCATCATTGGCGCGCCATACGGACACTGATTAAGTAG